The Gadus macrocephalus chromosome 20, ASM3116895v1 genome includes a region encoding these proteins:
- the rapgef4b gene encoding rap guanine nucleotide exchange factor 4-like, producing MVAAHTSSHPSASAGWIICLDKRPTERSREDVDVILARLQNLKAFERFHPSVLQQICMRGFYEYLERGITLYRQGDIGTSWYAVLSGSLDVKVSETANHQDAVTICTLGAGTAFGESVLDDRPRHATIVTRETSELLRLGQTDFRCLWGNYHQYMAGLLPPPYGVMENSRSNDQTPDKENISNNTAGPLPKHLNKVIPHESPRLALTPLYSPLIHDPFIGLRGRHLAQEAERVGW from the exons ATGGTTGCCGCGCACACTTCTTCCCATCCGTCTGCGTCCGCCGGGTGGATCATATGTCTAGATAAGAG GCCCACAGAGCGATCTAGAGAAGATGTGGACGTCATCCTGGCTCGGCTGCAGAACCTCAAGGCCTTTGAGAGGTTCCACCCAAGTGTGCTGCAGCAGATATGTATGCGGGGCTTCTACGAATACCTGGAGAGAGGCATCACGT TGTATCGCCAGGGAGACATCGGTACCAGTTGGTACGCTGTGCTGTCAGGCTCGCTGGATGTTAAGGTGTCCGAAACAGCGAATCACCAG GATGCGGTCACCATCTGTACGCTGGGGGCTGGGACAGCGTTCGGGGAGTCGGTCCTGGACGACCGGCCGCGCCACGCAACCATCGTCACCCGGGAGACCAGCGAGCTGCTGCGCCTCGGACAGACGGACTTCAGGTGTCTGTGGGGG AATTATCACCAGTACATGGCCGGCCTGCTGCCCCCGCCTTACGGTGTCATGGAAAACAGCCGCAGTAACGACC AAACGCCGGACAAAGAGAACATCAGCAACAACACCGCAGGGCCACTCCCCAAACATCTGAATAAGGTAATCCCTCACGAGTCACCACGGCTTGCTCTCACACCACTTTATTCACCACTTATTCACGATCCATTCATCGGCCTTCGTGGGCGGCAtttggctcaggaggcagagcgggtcggctggtaa